One region of Pygocentrus nattereri isolate fPygNat1 chromosome 14, fPygNat1.pri, whole genome shotgun sequence genomic DNA includes:
- the LOC108436679 gene encoding uncharacterized protein LOC108436679 has protein sequence MDTATREQHLYILTTLTYIDTVKDFCDTEPNWTCLRESEIKKMRNIKRRTDKTKYLRIGRQKLEKKLEKELGEVLRNTLEGLEKLHHFLDAVEKLAVTSPFVFTDEVSLTRGVSPATVRSVILTARTVSPLLIHFKRDDGAFFLPSLHNLDILAFQLEKYIRITQELCMSMKNPSLRFSWNVSDSMENTTDRFTQLNKIRMDESFRLTYLFGENTKHFFETYSGCRSRMIQFLSDLEETAVELDKMKKGSSISTVAGSSVGAVGSVFSIVGLALAPVTAGVSLGLTLTGVGLRVTSGANSLVTGFTEYGVNMYHRNKANSIFTKMMEDVQKVLDCLENAASSECPRTHLHLDYIDLQLEHLKMACRTRSLLKRIFDTVDGPLKTFTSEKVIRVVGVGLQEGSEARSIPSLAADLPDIGRLAKGTPLAMSKLAMAKLIGLNIVSIGMDLGFIYKGSKSLANKETSEDSQFIRSRSALLRSEIEAWDKIYDTLKKRENDIPREAGILEQHFPIM, from the exons ATGGATACAGCGACCAG AGAGCAACATCTGTACATCTTGACCACACTCACCTACATCGACACCGTGAAGGACTTTTGTGACACAGAACCAAACTGGACCTGTCTGAGGGAGTCGGAGATAAAGAAGATGAGAAACATCAAAAGAcgcacagacaaaacaaaatatcTTAGAATTGGAAGACAGAAGTTGGAGAAGAAGTTGGAGAAGGAGCTGGGGGAAGTTCTGAGGAACACTCTGGAGGGGCTTGAGAAACTTCATCACTTCCTGGACGCAGTGGAGAAGCTAGCGGTCACCTCACCGTTCGTGTTCACAGATGAGGTCTCCCTGACGAGGGGGGTCAGCCCTGCAACTGTGCGATCGGTGATTTTAACAGCCAGAACTGTGTCCCCACTCCTCATCCACTTCAAGAGAGATGATGGAGCTTTCTTCTTGCCTAGCCTCCACAACCTGGACATCCTGGCCTTCCAGCTGGAAAAATACATCCGCATCACACAAGAGCTCTGCATGAGCATGAA AAATCCTTCACTGAGGTTCAGCTGGAATGTGAGTGATTCCATGGAAAATACGACTGACCGTTTCACCCAACTGAACAAAATCAG AATGGATGAGTCATTCAGGCTGACATACTTATTTGGTGAGAATACGAAGCACTTCTTTGAGACATACAGTGGATGTCGCTCTAGGATGATCCAGTTCCTGTCAGATCTAGAGGAGACTGCAGTTGAGCTGGATAAAATGAAGAAGGGGTCCAGCATCTCTACTGTGGCGGGCAGTTCGGTGGGTGCTGTAGGAAGTGTCTTCTCCATTGTAGGCCTGGCTCTCGCCCCTGTTACTGCAGGGGTGTCCTTGGGCCTCACACTCACTGGGGTTGGGTTGAGGGTCACCAGTGGAGCCAACAGTTTAGTAACGGGTTTTACTGAATATGGAGTCAATATGTACCACAGGAATAAAGCCAACAGCATCTTTACAAAAATGATGGAGGATGTGCAGAAGGTTCTAGATTGTCTAGAGAACGCAGCTAGTAGTGAGTGTCCTAGAACACATCTTCATCTGGATTACATTGATCTACAGCTTgaacatttgaaaatggccTGCCGTACTAGGAGTCTATTAAAAAGAATTTTTGATACCGTTGATGGACCATTGAAAACTTTTACAAGTGAGAAAGTGATTAGGGTAGTTGGTGTGGGTCTTCAAGAAGGCAGTGAAGCTCGCAGCATCCCTAGCCTTGCTGCAGACCTGCCGGACATTGGTCGGTTGGCTAAGGGCACTCCTCTGGCAATGTCAAAACTAGCCATGGCCAAGTTAATCGGCCTAAATATCGTCTCCATTGGTATGGATCTTGGGTTCATTTACAAAGGAAGCAAGAGTCTggcaaacaaagaaacaagCGAAGACTCGCAGTTCATCCGTTCCAGATCAGCTCTGTTGCGCTCAGAGATAGAGGCATGGGATAAGATCTATGACACtctgaaaaaaagggaaaatgacatTCCAAGAGAAGCTGGAATTCTAGAGCAACACTTTCCAATAATGTAA